GTCGCTCGATCTCCGCGTCGTCGGCGTTGATCAGTCGCTCGAGCTCCTCGTCGTACTTGCCGTTTTTTATCTCCTCGACCCGCGCCGCGAGGTCGGGGGCCAGGGGACGCAGATGGCGCGCGTAGAGGCGCCGGGCGAGGATGCCGATGTTGTACTGCACGTTCTCGCCGGGGCAGCGGCTGGCGCAAAGACCGCACATCAGGCACTCGAAGGAGAGCTCGGCCACCCGCTCCAGGTCGCCCTTCATCGCCGCCGACATGTACTCCATCACCTCCAGGTCCTGGGGGCAGACCTTCGAGCAGGCGTTGCACCCCATGCAGCGCAAGAGCTCGGGGTAGTGCTCGATGAGGGCCTCCGCCGTGGGCTCCAGCTTCTCGATGTCGTAGGTCGCCTTGTTGGCCGGGTAGAAGGGAATCTGGGCCAGGTACATCTCCGGCTCGACCACGGTCTGGCAGGCGAGGCCGCTCTTGAGCTTGTAGTCGCCGGCGGTGCGGTACACCGTCCCGCAGGCGCCGCAGATGCCCCCGCGGCAGCCGCAGCCCCGAATGAACTGGTAGCCGGAATACTCTATCGCCTTGAGGATGGTCAGCGTCTCGGGCACCTGGTACTTCTTGCCCATGATGTAGATGTCTATCATCTTCGCTTTGCCCTCTTCACCCATGACTCTTGCTCCAGGTTTAATTGCGGTTGATAACGAAAGCGGTCCCGGCTAGGGAAAACCCGGCCTACCAGGCGATGAGGATGCCCAGAAGGATGCCGAACAGGAGCCCGATGAGCGCGGCGAAGTAGCGATCCAACTGGTTGAGGGTTTTGCTCTTAGGCAGGGTCTCCACCACCCGTTTGTCCACGATGTACTGCTTGATGTCCAGGTCGGTCTGGGGGCAGGCCAGGGCGCAGGAGTAGCACTGCTCGCAGTCCTCGCCCACGATGGACTCCAGCGCCATGGAGGTGCGCTGGGCCGTCCGCTCCAGCCTCTCCGGCTCTCGCCGCAGTACGGGGCAGGAATCCACGCAGTTGCCGCAGGCGATGCAACCCTTGTCCGAGGCGAGGTCCCGCCCCTCGGAGTGGAGGCGGTTGTAGAGCTCCATGCCGGTGGACAGGAGCCTGGTCCGCGCCACCGGTGGCTCCTTCATGTCGAAGATGCGGTCCAGGGTCCGCTGGATTTTCTTCAGGTCGCGTTCTTTGATGGCTGGCATGTTCGTTGACCGCTCGAAGACGCCCCTCGGGGCGTGTGATTTTAAGGCGCCAGGGCCGCGGCGAGGTCCGTCGCCAGTTTGCCCAGGCAGTCGTTGGTCGCTGCGGAGACGACCCGGTTGTACGCCTCCAGGTCCGCGTCCTCGGCGTAGCCGGTATATGTGCCGCTCATGACCGTCCGCCCTCCGCCGTCGGTGAGCGCGTAGTCTATCACCATCTCGCCGGCCAGATACTCGCTCGCGAAACCGCCGATGGTGCCCGCCGCGGTAGCTGCGGCTCCCCCGCCCATGGTCCACCAGATCCAGGCCGGGAAACCGATCTCGGAACATGTGGCGATGTTGGCGATGACGTAGATGCCAAAAGCCCCTATCCCGACGACGAAGGCGGCGGAACCGGCGATGGCCAGGATTATCCAGCCCGTCGGCGTGCGGACCGCCAGATAAAAGCTGGACAGGTTGCCCGTGAGAACGTAGTCGGCTTCTCCCTCGGCGGACACCCCGCCGAAGAGGCGGCCGGCTCCCAGGTAATCCGCCGTGGCCTGGGTCAGGTACTCCTCGAGATTTTCCACGTGTGGCGGCGGCTGTGTGATGATTTCGCCCATGTCCCGGGCGTACTTGGTCGGGCCGGTGACGATGAGCGGCTCGACCCGCAGGGTGCCGGAGGAGGCCGCCGCGCCCGGCTTCGCCGTCGGCACGAAGCCCGTTATCCTCTGGTACTGCG
This genomic interval from bacterium contains the following:
- a CDS encoding 4Fe-4S dicluster domain-containing protein, with the protein product MPAIKERDLKKIQRTLDRIFDMKEPPVARTRLLSTGMELYNRLHSEGRDLASDKGCIACGNCVDSCPVLRREPERLERTAQRTSMALESIVGEDCEQCYSCALACPQTDLDIKQYIVDKRVVETLPKSKTLNQLDRYFAALIGLLFGILLGILIAW
- a CDS encoding 4Fe-4S dicluster domain-containing protein, whose translation is MGEEGKAKMIDIYIMGKKYQVPETLTILKAIEYSGYQFIRGCGCRGGICGACGTVYRTAGDYKLKSGLACQTVVEPEMYLAQIPFYPANKATYDIEKLEPTAEALIEHYPELLRCMGCNACSKVCPQDLEVMEYMSAAMKGDLERVAELSFECLMCGLCASRCPGENVQYNIGILARRLYARHLRPLAPDLAARVEEIKNGKYDEELERLINADDAEIERLYKETQADREPN